From Candidatus Methanoperedens sp.:
GAATCTTCAGGCAATTCTACCAGTTCAAACAACAATAAACAAGAAATAAATGACATTTTGAATTTTCTTTTTGGCTGCGATACAAACAGTAGCTCCGTAAGCCCAAAAATCAAAAACAGATTTTGTATGGAAGAAAAGAAGTAACTATTTGCTACAGGATTAAGCAAAATTATATAGTACTTTACATCGTATGTAAAAGTAATGTTTTTAATACAACCTTCGACCTATAGACATCGGCAGGCTAAGCAATGGTAGAACCCTCGGTACCCTCGATATTTCTGGTATTCCTTGCAGGCATAGTCACGATCCTGAAGCCGTGCTGCCTCCCGCTTGTACCTGTGGTTTTTTCAGGCTCGGCCGGGCACAGGCTTCGACCTGTTGCCATCTGCTCCGGACTGGCGCTCAGCTTCACGGCGATGGGCGTGCTGGTCTCCGCCTTCGGAGCAACATTCGCATCTTACACGGATTCCCTGCGCAGCATAGCGATTTTGTTTATCATAGGCATGGGAGCCGTGCTTTTTGACGATGATATAAACATGGAATTTATAAAAATATCAAGTGCAATAACACAGGGCATAAGGCAGTATTTTGGTTCAATAAGCGGATATTCAAACTTAAACATGCCCGAAGGCGGGATTGCAGGAGGCTTTTTCCTGGGCATGTCTCTTGGTATCCTCTGGATCCCTTGCGTTGGACCAATCCTTGGCGCAGTGCTTGCGTACGTCGCTTCAGTGGGCAATATCCCCTTTGGCGCAGGGATGCTGTTTGTTTATTCCGTGG
This genomic window contains:
- a CDS encoding cytochrome c biogenesis CcdA family protein, translated to MVEPSVPSIFLVFLAGIVTILKPCCLPLVPVVFSGSAGHRLRPVAICSGLALSFTAMGVLVSAFGATFASYTDSLRSIAILFIIGMGAVLFDDDINMEFIKISSAITQGIRQYFGSISGYSNLNMPEGGIAGGFFLGMSLGILWIPCVGPILGAVLAYVASVGNIPFGAGMLFVYSVGMSLPMLSIAYYGKKVTARYQWFVKRGPMLKKLSGLVLIVIGIMLLFNIDKLIIKALS